The Yersinia intermedia genome window below encodes:
- the glnB gene encoding nitrogen regulatory protein P-II — MKKIDAIIKPFKLDDVREALAEVGITGMTVTEVKGFGRQKGHTELYRGAEYMVDFLPKVKIEIVVADDIVDTCVEAIMQTAQTGKIGDGKIFVFDVSRVVRIRTGEQDEEAI, encoded by the coding sequence ATGAAAAAAATTGACGCGATTATTAAGCCATTCAAACTGGATGATGTCCGTGAGGCACTGGCTGAAGTCGGTATCACCGGGATGACAGTGACAGAAGTAAAAGGTTTTGGCCGCCAGAAAGGGCACACCGAACTGTACCGTGGCGCTGAGTATATGGTGGATTTCCTGCCAAAAGTAAAAATAGAAATTGTGGTTGCTGACGATATTGTCGATACCTGCGTTGAAGCGATTATGCAAACCGCCCAGACCGGCAAAATCGGCGATGGCAAAATATTTGTATTTGATGTCTCACGCGTGGTGCGTATCCGTACCGGTGAGCAAGACGAAGAAGCGATTTAA
- a CDS encoding YhfT family protein produces MDYIHIVVVALLTGMTALLSHRSVAVFHDGIRPILPQLVEGNMSRREAGSIAFGLSVGFIASVGISFTLSTGLLNSWLLFLPTDIIGVLAINSYLAFALGAAWGILALTSLPAVNTALTSLPVNFIGSLGELSSPVISAFALFPLVAIFYQFGWKTAVISAFIVLLTRLLIIRFTGLFPESIEIFVGMILLIGIAIAQDLRAKTHLGGGGGHSVFEERTQRIIKNLPMLAVVGGLISAVASMKIFGGSEVSIYTLAKAYAPGITPEESLALIHQASLAEFMRGLGFVPLIATTALATGVYAVAGFTFVFVVGYLVPNPLLAGIIGAVVISLEVLMLRSIGKWLGRFPSVRNASDNIRNAMNLLMEYALLIGAIFASIKMAGYTGFTITTALYFLNEAIGRPVMKIAAPVVAVILAGIVLNLFYWLGLFVPA; encoded by the coding sequence GTGGATTATATTCATATAGTTGTGGTTGCTCTACTAACAGGGATGACCGCGCTGCTTTCTCACCGTTCCGTTGCCGTGTTCCATGATGGCATCCGCCCTATTTTGCCACAGTTGGTTGAAGGTAATATGAGCCGCCGTGAAGCGGGTAGTATCGCTTTCGGTCTGAGTGTGGGTTTTATCGCCTCAGTCGGTATCTCATTTACCCTTTCGACCGGCTTACTTAACTCCTGGTTACTGTTTTTGCCGACTGACATCATTGGTGTGCTGGCAATCAATAGCTATCTGGCATTCGCACTGGGGGCCGCGTGGGGTATTTTGGCCCTTACCAGCTTACCGGCGGTTAATACTGCGCTCACCTCATTGCCAGTGAATTTTATCGGCTCTCTGGGGGAGTTGAGTAGCCCGGTGATATCAGCCTTTGCCCTGTTCCCATTGGTGGCTATTTTCTATCAGTTTGGCTGGAAAACTGCGGTTATTTCCGCCTTTATCGTGCTGCTAACCCGGCTACTTATTATCCGCTTCACCGGGTTATTCCCTGAATCAATTGAAATTTTTGTCGGTATGATCCTGCTTATCGGCATTGCTATTGCTCAAGACTTACGGGCAAAAACCCACTTGGGGGGTGGTGGCGGGCACTCTGTATTTGAAGAGCGAACCCAGCGAATTATTAAGAACTTACCGATGCTGGCGGTGGTGGGTGGATTAATTTCAGCCGTCGCCAGTATGAAGATTTTTGGTGGTAGCGAAGTGTCCATTTATACACTGGCAAAAGCTTACGCACCGGGCATCACGCCGGAAGAGTCATTGGCATTAATCCATCAGGCGTCGTTGGCTGAGTTTATGCGTGGCCTCGGATTTGTGCCGCTGATTGCCACCACGGCGCTGGCGACCGGTGTTTATGCCGTTGCCGGTTTCACTTTTGTGTTTGTGGTCGGTTATCTGGTCCCCAACCCCTTGCTGGCGGGGATAATAGGCGCGGTGGTGATATCACTGGAAGTGCTGATGCTGCGTTCAATCGGAAAATGGTTAGGCCGCTTCCCATCAGTACGCAATGCGTCTGATAATATCCGTAACGCCATGAACTTGCTGATGGAATACGCGCTGTTAATCGGGGCAATTTTTGCATCGATCAAAATGGCGGGTTATACCGGTTTCACCATCACCACCGCCTTATATTTCCTGAATGAAGCCATTGGTCGCCCGGTGATGAAGATTGCCGCACCGGTGGTGGCGGTGATTCTTGCCGGTATCGTGCTGAATCTATTCTATTGGCTGGGGTTATTTGTTCCAGCATAA
- a CDS encoding DUF2620 domain-containing protein, with product MKKIGIAGLQRELIREMIEQTAPNTFETFILSDMDAAIKVKEGQLDYYIGACNTGAGAALSMAIAIIGYNKSATIAKPGIKAKPEQIAKLVTDGKVAFGLSVEHIEHAIPLLITQLR from the coding sequence ATGAAGAAGATTGGCATTGCCGGGCTGCAACGAGAGTTAATACGCGAAATGATCGAGCAGACGGCACCGAATACCTTTGAGACATTTATTCTCTCGGACATGGATGCGGCTATCAAAGTGAAAGAAGGCCAGTTGGACTATTATATCGGAGCCTGTAACACCGGAGCCGGAGCAGCATTGTCGATGGCTATCGCGATTATCGGTTATAACAAAAGCGCCACTATCGCCAAACCTGGCATCAAAGCTAAACCTGAGCAAATAGCGAAGTTGGTGACCGATGGCAAAGTGGCATTTGGCTTATCCGTCGAACATATTGAACATGCCATCCCACTGCTTATTACACAGTTGCGCTAA
- a CDS encoding phosphotriesterase-related protein, with protein sequence MINPNGYTYAHEHLHIDLSGFKNNLDCRLDQYQPICDEMRELVSKGVVNIVEVTNRYMGRNPQFLLNLMHDSGINIIASTGYYTDSFYPPKVRTSTAQQLAQTMIDEIETGIDGTELKAGIIAEIGTSEGVITPDEAKVFHAAALTHHATGLAISTHTSFSTMGLQQIDLLKQHGVPLDRVVIGHCDLKEQPDLIVQMIDRGVYVQFDTIGKNSYFPDQRRVAMLLTLAERGLLDRVMLSMDITRRSHLKANGGSGFSYLVDSFVPMLLAAGISHAQVEMMLRHNPNKFFATQGK encoded by the coding sequence ATGATCAATCCCAATGGATACACCTACGCACACGAACATCTCCACATTGACTTGTCTGGCTTCAAAAATAATCTGGACTGCCGCTTGGATCAATATCAGCCAATTTGTGACGAAATGCGTGAACTGGTGAGTAAAGGGGTGGTAAACATCGTCGAAGTGACCAACCGTTACATGGGTCGTAACCCTCAGTTTTTATTGAATCTGATGCATGACAGTGGCATAAATATCATCGCATCAACCGGTTACTACACCGACAGTTTCTACCCGCCGAAGGTGCGTACAAGTACCGCACAGCAATTGGCACAAACCATGATTGATGAGATCGAGACAGGTATTGATGGCACCGAACTGAAAGCGGGCATCATTGCTGAGATAGGCACCAGTGAGGGGGTGATTACCCCTGATGAAGCAAAAGTCTTTCATGCCGCAGCACTGACTCACCATGCAACTGGCCTGGCCATCTCAACCCATACCAGTTTCAGTACCATGGGGTTGCAGCAAATTGATCTACTCAAACAACATGGTGTACCACTTGATAGAGTGGTCATCGGCCATTGTGACCTGAAAGAACAGCCTGATCTTATTGTGCAAATGATCGATAGGGGCGTATATGTCCAATTCGATACCATCGGTAAAAATAGTTATTTCCCGGACCAACGTCGGGTCGCGATGTTACTGACGTTGGCTGAACGCGGGTTGCTGGATAGAGTCATGCTATCGATGGATATCACCCGCCGTTCACATTTAAAAGCGAATGGCGGCAGCGGGTTTAGTTATTTAGTTGATTCGTTTGTTCCCATGTTACTGGCCGCAGGGATTTCCCACGCTCAGGTGGAAATGATGTTGCGCCACAATCCTAATAAATTTTTCGCCACGCAAGGAAAGTGA